In one Streptomyces sp. T12 genomic region, the following are encoded:
- a CDS encoding WD40 repeat domain-containing protein: protein MVRDTDDDRVRLRSVSDGSVLFETRSPGDVAPVLSADGRCVAACPADGTPQVWDLTSRRRLPGAWEDTSGLCDWTDQPTGVMYAATTMSLSASGDRLLTVSSADVRVWNTRTGRQVAELPDSGVRHASMSADGAFLATADDSEVQVWQLSAPDAPVFRRDLNNQQPYGGLGWDPSRPVLRYLEGGTVHSLDLGPAVTSAWQDRPFDEVLLSPDGHTLATAQLSGNRYTVQLRSTRDGHILRTLPTPTRPVSRDPNEPVARTDTRPLMAFDADGTTFAYGVSAPGSQASPQRLALWDVRQSRARAELDLATPEVGPVVTLALGPYGRTVYAGRVGPAGDLDTEVWDTARARRVRVLTGPADSTGLALAVRPGGRLLAMGNRRATLPSGR, encoded by the coding sequence GTGGTCCGGGACACGGACGACGACCGGGTGCGGCTGCGTTCCGTCAGCGACGGCAGCGTCCTCTTCGAGACCCGATCACCTGGTGATGTGGCGCCTGTGCTGAGCGCCGACGGGCGTTGCGTCGCGGCCTGTCCCGCCGACGGCACACCGCAGGTCTGGGACCTCACCAGCCGCCGCAGGCTGCCCGGCGCCTGGGAGGACACCTCCGGCCTGTGCGACTGGACCGACCAGCCCACCGGCGTGATGTACGCCGCCACGACGATGAGCCTGAGCGCGTCCGGCGACCGTCTGCTGACCGTTTCATCGGCGGACGTCCGCGTATGGAACACCCGCACCGGCCGTCAAGTGGCCGAGCTGCCCGATTCCGGCGTGCGGCACGCGTCCATGAGTGCCGACGGCGCCTTCCTGGCTACAGCGGACGACAGCGAGGTACAGGTCTGGCAGTTGTCGGCCCCCGACGCCCCGGTGTTCCGGCGCGACCTGAACAACCAGCAGCCGTACGGCGGCCTGGGCTGGGACCCCTCCCGCCCGGTCCTGCGCTACCTGGAAGGCGGCACGGTCCACTCGCTCGACCTGGGCCCGGCGGTCACTTCCGCCTGGCAGGACCGCCCGTTCGACGAAGTCCTGCTGAGCCCGGACGGTCACACCCTGGCCACCGCCCAACTCTCGGGGAACCGATACACCGTTCAGCTTCGCTCCACCCGCGACGGCCACATCCTGCGCACGCTGCCGACGCCGACACGTCCGGTCTCCCGCGACCCTAACGAACCGGTCGCCCGGACGGACACCCGGCCGTTGATGGCGTTCGACGCCGACGGCACGACGTTCGCCTACGGCGTCTCGGCACCGGGCAGTCAAGCGTCACCACAACGTCTGGCTCTCTGGGACGTACGACAGAGCCGCGCACGCGCCGAGCTGGACCTGGCGACCCCCGAGGTCGGCCCCGTTGTGACCTTGGCCCTCGGCCCGTACGGCCGTACCGTCTACGCCGGCCGGGTCGGGCCCGCCGGCGACCTGGACACCGAGGTATGGGACACCGCACGTGCCCGCCGCGTCCGGGTGCTCACCGGACCGGCCGACTCGACCGGCCTGGCGCTCGCCGTGCGCCCCGGCGGACGCCTCCTGGCCATGGGCAACCGCAGGGCCACCCTGCCCTCGGGCCGGTGA
- a CDS encoding WD40 repeat domain-containing protein, translated as MTDRDLVSGDEVVALAFSADGSRLAAGDGAGKVALWDGRLRQRAGILRNVFPASLGTVPESVSEVAFSPDGRTLAVGGTAGRLQLWDTETQQPLGDALTTPGDAVASLSFSPDGTTVYAAGAHVPLQRYVIDPGRAVAEVCARAGHAELTRAQWRTYVGDMPYQKVCGQ; from the coding sequence GTGACCGACCGGGACCTCGTTTCCGGCGACGAGGTCGTCGCCCTCGCCTTCAGCGCCGACGGCTCGCGGCTGGCCGCAGGCGACGGCGCGGGCAAAGTCGCCCTGTGGGACGGGCGGCTGCGACAGCGCGCCGGCATCCTGCGCAATGTCTTCCCCGCCTCGCTCGGCACCGTCCCGGAATCGGTGAGCGAGGTGGCGTTCAGCCCCGACGGCCGCACCCTGGCCGTCGGCGGCACCGCGGGCAGGCTCCAGCTGTGGGACACGGAGACCCAGCAGCCTCTCGGCGACGCGTTGACCACACCCGGCGACGCGGTCGCCTCCCTGTCCTTCAGCCCGGACGGCACGACCGTGTACGCGGCCGGCGCACATGTCCCGCTGCAGCGCTACGTCATCGATCCGGGGCGAGCGGTCGCCGAGGTCTGCGCCCGCGCGGGACACGCTGAACTGACGCGGGCCCAGTGGCGGACGTACGTCGGCGACATGCCTTACCAGAAGGTTTGCGGCCAGTGA
- a CDS encoding MFS transporter: MSARSASALTFGVAVALTAGVTLGNGGANVMPVFVDDFASRFGLSDSGAGLVAATQLMTTAVVTLLLAKRAARPGRVRMTRLGLALSGAGFLGAAAATDPVTLVLANLVLGAGLGAVYAAATAALAATDDADKASAVTNSGVVGVTALLIMGVPAANHDLGEGTGFLLMALCCLVAWPLVRRLPDGPATPGAASAGTVVTTTAKPSVVLLLGTALLWTVTQGAWSYASVLGRQHTGLSHSAVSAVLAISSVVALVGAAVGPMAARRFGRMRSMAVFVTAQALAMAALVLTHDPVLFTVAAVLWQACQLAVLVQMLAAAALIDPTGRLVASLSGAGALGTGIGPLAVGAVLDAAGADVLGIVLALGTVIASLPLLRMTVAGTKASAEHKLAPSAAETG, from the coding sequence GTGAGCGCGCGAAGCGCCTCCGCCCTGACCTTCGGTGTCGCCGTGGCGCTCACCGCCGGAGTCACCCTCGGCAACGGCGGGGCGAACGTGATGCCCGTGTTCGTCGACGACTTCGCGTCACGCTTCGGGTTGTCGGACTCCGGCGCCGGGCTTGTGGCCGCGACCCAGCTGATGACGACGGCGGTGGTCACGCTGTTGCTGGCAAAGCGGGCAGCGCGGCCTGGGCGGGTGCGGATGACCCGCCTCGGGCTCGCCCTCTCCGGTGCCGGCTTCCTGGGCGCGGCGGCGGCCACCGACCCGGTGACCCTGGTCCTCGCCAACCTGGTCCTCGGCGCGGGGCTCGGCGCGGTCTACGCGGCGGCCACGGCGGCGCTCGCCGCCACCGACGACGCCGACAAGGCGTCCGCGGTCACCAACTCCGGCGTGGTCGGCGTGACGGCGCTGTTGATCATGGGCGTCCCCGCAGCCAACCACGACCTGGGGGAGGGGACCGGCTTCCTGCTCATGGCGCTGTGCTGTCTCGTCGCCTGGCCACTGGTACGCCGGCTCCCGGACGGTCCCGCGACACCGGGCGCCGCCTCCGCCGGTACGGTAGTGACAACCACGGCCAAGCCGTCGGTGGTTCTGCTCCTCGGAACCGCGCTGCTGTGGACCGTCACCCAGGGCGCGTGGTCCTACGCCTCGGTCCTCGGCCGTCAGCACACCGGGCTGTCCCACTCGGCCGTGTCGGCCGTCCTCGCCATCTCCAGCGTCGTGGCGCTCGTCGGCGCGGCGGTGGGTCCGATGGCGGCGCGGCGCTTCGGGCGCATGCGGTCCATGGCCGTCTTCGTCACGGCACAGGCCCTCGCGATGGCGGCCCTGGTCCTCACCCACGACCCCGTGCTCTTCACCGTCGCGGCCGTCCTCTGGCAGGCCTGCCAACTGGCCGTCCTGGTGCAGATGCTCGCCGCCGCGGCGCTCATCGACCCGACCGGACGCCTGGTCGCCTCCCTCAGCGGCGCGGGCGCCCTGGGCACCGGCATCGGACCCCTGGCCGTCGGAGCCGTCCTCGACGCCGCCGGGGCCGACGTGCTCGGCATCGTCCTGGCGCTCGGCACCGTCATCGCCTCGCTGCCCCTGCTCCGGATGACGGTGGCCGGCACAAAGGCATCGGCCGAGCACAAGCTCGCGCCCTCCGCCGCCGAGACCGGGTGA
- a CDS encoding cytochrome P450 gives MTHEALRGTEPIPQRPALPLVGHAFDIPSGVDGLHYVMKEAKELGPLFKIRVFGNEINFASGLDLVTELADESRFRKNVHPDLVILRDIGGDGLFTAFNDEPNWRKAHDVLMPAFSLGAMRGYHATMLQVARELVRKWDQAAGSEPVDVADDMTRLTLDTIGLCGFGYDFESFSREEPHPFVTALSRALGFAQAKGESIPGTELFKWKQTEQFGEDVTLMKDLVDDVIRQRRASGDQSTDDLLGRMLHTRDAVTGEPLDDVNIRYQAITFLIAGHETTSGALSFALYYLTKHPEVLARAQAEVDALWGDLDAPEPDYGDIGKLTYIRQVLNEGLRLWPTAPAYAVEPLQDTVIGGKYAVRKGESIQILIPQLHRDPAWGENVELFDPDRFLPEREEERPVHLFKPFGSGERACIGRQFALHEATLVLALVIHRYRLIDHTNYQLKIKQSLTLKPDEFTLNLARRTSGERRLPAVSASAAPAAEGRPAVRRATGTALTLLHGSNLGTCAGIARDLATDGDERGFAPSVAPLNDAVGELSSGDGPVVIVAASYNGRPTDDAAEFVTWLEGLEPGALDGLQYAVLGVGDRNWAATYQRIPTLIDEKLTAAGATSLLERGAADAAGDFAGTVDRWTGDLWTALLQRYGAAVEAQEAEPADEQETGLYELEDTTDSVIGGLAARHGVQPMEVLDAYELVDMNHGLGRSKRFLRLRLPEGVTYRTGDHLAVLPSNPHDLVQRVADRFSLDLDRTVRLRARRRSRGALPVDRPLTLRRLLTDFVELQDAATREQVAVLAEHTACPPEKRPLAELAAADEETFREQVTAAGLGLLDLLERYRACELPFEVFLELLPVLRPRHYSVSSSAEAAPGEVDLMVSLLAAPHRRGEGTFRGIGSHYLQTVNAGDTVQARVLPCSEAFRLPEDDSIPVILVSAGTGLAPFRGAVLDRHHTRSTGTLLCYFGCDHPDVDYLHRAEFEAAAAAGAVSMRPTFSCAPEDGARFVQDRIAKESDEVWAVLEAGGRVYICGDGRRMAPAVREAFMAIYRKNTGAGDEEATAWLAALTESGHYVEDVWAG, from the coding sequence ATGACCCACGAGGCCCTGCGCGGAACCGAGCCGATCCCTCAGCGTCCCGCCCTGCCCCTGGTCGGCCACGCGTTCGACATCCCCAGTGGTGTCGACGGCCTGCACTACGTGATGAAGGAGGCCAAGGAGCTGGGGCCGCTGTTCAAGATCCGCGTCTTCGGCAACGAGATCAACTTCGCCTCGGGCCTCGACCTGGTCACCGAGCTGGCGGACGAGAGCCGGTTCCGCAAGAACGTGCACCCCGACCTCGTCATCCTTCGGGACATCGGCGGCGACGGGCTCTTCACCGCCTTCAACGACGAGCCCAACTGGCGCAAGGCGCACGACGTCCTGATGCCGGCGTTCTCGCTCGGCGCGATGCGCGGTTACCACGCGACGATGCTCCAGGTCGCCCGCGAGCTGGTCAGGAAGTGGGACCAGGCGGCAGGTTCGGAGCCCGTGGACGTCGCCGACGACATGACGCGGCTGACGCTCGACACGATCGGCCTGTGCGGTTTCGGCTACGACTTCGAGTCGTTCAGCCGGGAGGAGCCGCACCCCTTCGTCACCGCCCTGTCGCGGGCTCTGGGCTTCGCCCAGGCCAAGGGGGAGTCCATCCCCGGCACGGAGCTGTTCAAGTGGAAGCAGACGGAGCAGTTCGGCGAGGACGTCACCCTGATGAAGGACCTGGTCGACGACGTGATCCGGCAGCGCCGGGCGTCCGGCGACCAGAGCACCGACGACCTGCTCGGACGCATGCTGCACACCCGTGACGCGGTGACGGGCGAGCCCCTGGACGACGTCAACATCCGCTACCAGGCGATCACGTTCCTCATCGCCGGTCACGAGACCACCAGCGGGGCCCTGTCCTTCGCCCTCTACTACCTGACCAAGCACCCCGAGGTCCTCGCCCGCGCCCAGGCCGAGGTCGACGCGCTGTGGGGCGACTTGGACGCCCCCGAGCCGGACTACGGGGACATCGGCAAGCTGACGTACATCCGCCAGGTGCTCAACGAAGGCCTGCGGCTGTGGCCGACGGCCCCCGCGTACGCCGTGGAGCCGCTTCAGGACACCGTCATCGGCGGCAAGTACGCCGTGCGCAAGGGCGAGTCGATCCAGATCCTCATCCCGCAGCTGCACCGCGATCCCGCCTGGGGCGAGAACGTCGAGCTGTTCGACCCCGACCGGTTCCTGCCCGAGCGGGAGGAGGAGCGGCCGGTCCACCTGTTCAAGCCGTTCGGCAGCGGCGAACGCGCCTGCATCGGCCGCCAGTTCGCGCTGCACGAGGCGACGCTGGTCCTCGCGCTGGTGATCCACCGCTACCGGCTGATCGACCACACCAACTACCAGCTGAAGATCAAGCAGTCCCTCACCCTCAAGCCCGACGAGTTCACCCTGAACCTGGCCCGGCGCACCAGCGGCGAGCGCCGCCTGCCCGCCGTCTCCGCGAGCGCCGCCCCCGCCGCCGAGGGCCGCCCCGCCGTCCGGCGCGCCACCGGGACCGCGCTGACCCTCCTGCACGGCTCCAACCTGGGCACCTGCGCCGGCATCGCCCGCGACCTGGCGACGGACGGCGACGAGCGCGGTTTCGCCCCGTCCGTCGCGCCCCTCAACGACGCCGTGGGCGAACTCTCCTCGGGTGACGGACCGGTGGTGATCGTGGCCGCCTCCTACAACGGCAGGCCCACCGACGATGCCGCGGAGTTCGTCACCTGGCTGGAGGGCCTGGAGCCCGGCGCGCTCGACGGCCTCCAGTACGCGGTACTCGGCGTCGGCGACCGCAACTGGGCCGCCACCTACCAGCGCATCCCCACCCTCATCGACGAGAAGCTCACCGCCGCAGGCGCCACCTCACTGCTGGAGCGCGGCGCCGCGGACGCCGCCGGCGACTTCGCCGGCACGGTGGACCGGTGGACCGGCGACCTGTGGACCGCCCTGCTGCAGCGGTACGGAGCCGCCGTGGAAGCGCAGGAGGCCGAGCCCGCCGACGAACAGGAGACGGGTCTGTACGAGCTGGAGGACACGACCGACTCGGTCATCGGCGGGCTCGCGGCACGGCACGGCGTCCAGCCGATGGAGGTGCTCGACGCGTACGAACTGGTCGACATGAACCACGGGCTGGGCCGTTCCAAGCGATTCCTGAGGCTCCGGCTGCCCGAGGGCGTCACCTACCGTACCGGCGACCACCTGGCCGTCCTCCCGAGCAACCCGCACGACCTCGTCCAGCGCGTGGCCGACCGCTTTTCGCTCGACCTGGACCGCACCGTCCGGCTCCGCGCCCGCCGCCGCAGCCGGGGCGCCCTGCCCGTCGACCGCCCACTGACCCTGCGCCGCCTGCTCACCGACTTCGTCGAATTGCAGGATGCCGCCACCCGGGAACAGGTCGCCGTGCTTGCCGAGCACACCGCCTGCCCGCCCGAGAAGCGTCCCCTGGCCGAACTCGCAGCGGCGGATGAGGAGACCTTCCGCGAGCAGGTGACCGCCGCCGGGCTCGGCCTCCTGGACCTGCTGGAGCGCTATCGCGCCTGCGAGCTGCCCTTCGAGGTCTTCCTGGAGCTCCTGCCCGTCCTGCGCCCGCGCCACTACTCCGTCTCCTCGTCCGCCGAAGCGGCACCCGGCGAAGTCGACCTGATGGTGTCGCTGCTCGCCGCGCCCCACCGTCGCGGCGAGGGCACCTTCCGCGGCATCGGCTCGCACTACCTGCAGACCGTGAACGCCGGCGACACCGTCCAGGCCCGGGTGCTGCCCTGCAGCGAGGCCTTCCGTCTGCCCGAGGACGATTCCATACCCGTGATCCTGGTCAGCGCCGGCACCGGCCTGGCTCCCTTCCGCGGCGCCGTCCTCGACCGCCACCACACCCGGTCGACCGGCACCCTGCTGTGCTACTTCGGCTGCGACCACCCCGACGTCGACTACCTCCACCGCGCGGAGTTCGAGGCGGCCGCGGCGGCCGGAGCCGTCAGCATGCGCCCCACCTTCTCCTGCGCCCCCGAGGACGGTGCCCGCTTCGTCCAGGACCGCATCGCCAAGGAGAGCGACGAGGTCTGGGCAGTACTGGAGGCCGGCGGACGCGTCTACATCTGCGGAGACGGCCGCCGCATGGCCCCGGCGGTGCGGGAGGCGTTCATGGCGATCTACCGCAAGAACACAGGCGCCGGCGATGAGGAGGCCACCGCCTGGCTGGCCGCCCTCACCGAGTCCGGCCACTACGTGGAAGACGTCTGGGCCGGCTGA
- a CDS encoding TetR/AcrR family transcriptional regulator, whose protein sequence is MAHVSAAERRPQLIKAAIDLMSREGVAAGSTRAIAAELGVAQATVHYTFGTKEDLYRAVMEQLTQDLVTQVEQAAPTDASFEDTIVTLAEALWRTVVEQPASYQLLTELSMFALRTPHLQEALHGHYSSVLAVTTKLISEAAERTGHQLAQPAETIARFFLAGFDGLTMQRLSLPDEEAEGVCLRALISAVLAMA, encoded by the coding sequence ATGGCTCATGTATCCGCGGCGGAGCGCCGCCCTCAACTGATCAAGGCGGCCATCGACCTGATGAGCAGGGAGGGCGTCGCCGCCGGCAGCACTCGCGCCATCGCCGCCGAGCTCGGTGTGGCACAGGCGACGGTGCACTACACCTTCGGCACGAAGGAAGATCTGTACCGGGCCGTCATGGAGCAGCTCACCCAGGACCTGGTCACCCAGGTGGAGCAGGCGGCGCCCACGGACGCGAGTTTCGAGGACACGATCGTCACGCTCGCCGAGGCACTGTGGCGCACCGTGGTCGAACAGCCCGCGTCTTACCAGCTCCTCACGGAGCTTTCCATGTTCGCCCTGCGTACGCCCCATCTCCAGGAGGCTTTGCACGGCCACTACAGCAGCGTCTTGGCGGTGACGACGAAACTGATCAGCGAGGCCGCCGAACGCACCGGTCACCAGCTCGCCCAGCCCGCCGAGACGATCGCGAGGTTCTTCCTCGCGGGCTTCGACGGGCTGACCATGCAGCGACTGTCACTTCCGGACGAGGAGGCCGAAGGCGTCTGCCTGCGGGCGCTGATCTCCGCCGTCCTGGCCATGGCCTGA
- a CDS encoding DUF6805 domain-containing protein: protein MRTKGRRRSVSADLRAANEAALALHDRTVDAVAAGEQQPGSDHRFVGRWPGDRGT from the coding sequence GTGCGCACGAAAGGCCGCCGCCGGTCCGTATCAGCGGACTTGCGCGCGGCCAACGAAGCGGCACTCGCGCTGCACGACCGAACCGTTGACGCCGTTGCCGCAGGCGAGCAACAGCCCGGAAGCGACCACCGGTTCGTGGGCCGTTGGCCAGGTGACCGGGGCACCTGA
- a CDS encoding FadR/GntR family transcriptional regulator → MLLTDKAIERIRELIRTGALPPGSKLPPEADLAAQLGLSRNLAREAVKALAVARVLEVRRGDGTYVTSLQPSLLLEGLGGAVELLQGDSVALQDLMEVRRLLEPMATALAATRISDEQLAEVKRHLDAMREARDDVERLNVHDAAFHRAVVSATGNESLLTLLEGISGRTLRARIWRGLVDDKAAGRTLTEHEAIFNALSTRDAALSQAAALLHVSNTEQWLREHLRSGEPLPYGTTARK, encoded by the coding sequence GTGTTGCTGACGGACAAGGCAATCGAGCGGATCCGTGAGCTGATCCGGACCGGTGCGCTGCCTCCGGGCTCGAAGCTCCCGCCGGAGGCGGACCTGGCCGCGCAGCTGGGCCTGTCCCGCAACCTCGCCCGGGAAGCGGTCAAGGCACTGGCCGTAGCGCGGGTTCTGGAGGTCAGGCGCGGCGACGGAACGTATGTGACCAGCCTGCAGCCGAGCCTGCTCCTGGAGGGGCTCGGCGGGGCGGTGGAGCTGCTGCAGGGCGACTCGGTCGCCCTGCAGGACCTCATGGAGGTACGGCGGCTCCTCGAACCGATGGCCACGGCGCTTGCCGCCACGCGGATCTCCGATGAACAGCTGGCCGAGGTGAAGCGGCACCTGGACGCCATGCGCGAGGCCCGCGACGACGTCGAACGGCTCAACGTCCACGACGCCGCCTTCCACCGCGCCGTCGTGTCGGCCACGGGCAACGAAAGCCTCCTCACCCTTCTCGAAGGGATCTCAGGCCGTACCCTGCGCGCCCGCATCTGGCGCGGCCTGGTCGACGACAAGGCCGCGGGCCGCACGCTCACCGAGCACGAGGCGATCTTCAACGCTTTGTCCACCCGTGACGCCGCCCTCAGCCAGGCCGCGGCACTGCTGCACGTGAGCAACACCGAGCAGTGGCTGAGGGAGCACCTGCGCTCGGGCGAACCCCTTCCCTACGGGACGACAGCGCGGAAGTGA
- a CDS encoding aldo/keto reductase: MQQRKIQNTSVSLTELGFGASVIGNLYRVTPVDDATAAVDAAWEAGLRYFDTAPHYGLGLSERRLGAALRGRPRDAYVISSKVGRLLVPNERPQGVDSEGFVVRDDLRRQWDFSRDGVLRSIEDSLRRTGVDRLDIVYLHDPDDHWRQAAEEAMPTLADLRDQGVIGAIGAGMNQSAMLARFLRETAADVVMLAGRYTLLDQSALDEVLPAARELGKGVVAVGVFNSGLLSQDRPAEGMKYDYQDAPPELVARARAIAEVCAAHGTTLPAAAIAFPHTHPSIINITLGMRTPEQVVRNVELHDQRVPDGLWHDLRAQGLIRSDVLVGHGGGRGVRCC, from the coding sequence TTGCAGCAACGGAAGATCCAGAACACCTCCGTCTCTCTCACCGAGCTCGGCTTCGGGGCGTCCGTGATCGGCAACCTCTACCGCGTCACACCGGTAGACGACGCGACCGCCGCCGTCGACGCGGCATGGGAGGCCGGCCTGCGGTATTTCGACACCGCACCGCATTACGGCCTCGGCCTCTCCGAGCGCCGGCTGGGCGCTGCCCTGCGAGGCCGCCCACGTGACGCGTACGTCATCTCCTCCAAGGTCGGCCGGCTCCTCGTCCCCAACGAACGCCCACAGGGCGTCGACAGTGAAGGCTTCGTCGTACGGGACGATCTGCGCCGGCAGTGGGACTTCAGCCGCGACGGCGTGCTCCGTTCCATCGAGGACTCCCTGCGCCGCACCGGCGTGGACCGGCTCGACATCGTCTACCTGCACGACCCCGACGACCACTGGAGGCAGGCCGCCGAGGAAGCCATGCCCACACTCGCCGACCTGCGCGACCAGGGCGTGATCGGCGCGATCGGCGCCGGCATGAACCAGTCGGCGATGCTCGCCCGCTTCCTGCGCGAGACCGCCGCCGACGTGGTCATGCTCGCCGGGCGCTACACGCTCCTCGACCAGTCGGCGCTGGACGAAGTCCTGCCCGCCGCGCGGGAACTGGGCAAGGGCGTGGTGGCGGTGGGCGTGTTCAACTCGGGACTGCTCTCTCAAGACCGGCCCGCCGAAGGCATGAAGTACGACTACCAGGACGCCCCACCGGAACTGGTCGCCCGTGCCCGGGCGATCGCCGAGGTCTGCGCCGCACACGGGACCACCCTGCCCGCCGCCGCGATCGCCTTCCCGCACACGCATCCCAGTATCATCAACATCACTCTCGGCATGCGGACCCCGGAACAGGTCGTACGGAACGTGGAACTCCATGATCAGCGCGTCCCTGACGGTCTCTGGCACGATCTCCGCGCTCAGGGGCTGATCAGGTCGGACGTGCTCGTGGGGCACGGTGGGGGGAGGGGGGTGCGGTGTTGCTGA
- a CDS encoding sugar kinase gives MIDVVALGEVMLRFDPGEGRIRTTRTFQVWEGGGEYNVVRGLRRCFGLRTAVVTALADNAVGRLVEDLILQGGVDTALIRWVPDDGIGRTARNGLNFVERGYGIRGALGVSDRAHTAVSQLRKGDVDWDAVFSAGVRWFHTGGIFAGLSDTTVDVADEAMAAARRHGVTVSYDPNYRPSLWAGRGGAERAREVDLRLARHADVVVGALGLAGRYPGDVRVSADEVPDALACVAVLLPDAKVLATTLRGVPSAGVNDWSSAAWSAETGFVAGPRMPGLQVLDRIGSGDGFAAGLIHGLLDGVGLERALAYGTAHGALTMTTPGDVSMASLAEVEALIAGDSAHVRR, from the coding sequence GTGATCGACGTGGTGGCCCTGGGTGAGGTGATGCTGCGCTTCGACCCGGGCGAGGGACGCATCCGCACCACCCGGACCTTCCAGGTCTGGGAGGGCGGCGGCGAGTACAACGTCGTCCGAGGCCTGCGCCGCTGCTTCGGCCTGCGCACAGCCGTCGTGACCGCGCTCGCCGACAACGCGGTGGGCCGACTCGTCGAGGACCTGATCCTCCAGGGAGGCGTCGACACGGCACTGATCCGCTGGGTGCCCGACGACGGCATCGGCCGCACCGCCCGCAACGGCCTCAACTTCGTCGAACGCGGCTACGGCATCCGCGGCGCGCTCGGCGTCAGCGACCGCGCCCACACCGCCGTCTCCCAGCTGCGCAAAGGGGACGTCGACTGGGACGCGGTCTTCTCGGCAGGCGTGCGCTGGTTCCACACCGGCGGTATCTTCGCGGGCCTGTCCGACACCACGGTGGACGTCGCCGACGAGGCCATGGCGGCGGCCCGCCGTCACGGGGTCACCGTCTCCTACGACCCCAACTACCGCCCCAGCCTCTGGGCCGGCCGGGGCGGAGCCGAGCGGGCCCGCGAGGTCGATCTGCGGCTGGCCCGGCACGCCGACGTCGTGGTGGGCGCCCTCGGCCTGGCCGGGAGGTATCCGGGCGACGTGCGGGTCAGTGCCGACGAGGTGCCCGACGCACTCGCCTGCGTCGCCGTCCTCCTGCCCGACGCGAAGGTACTGGCGACGACTCTGCGCGGAGTTCCCTCGGCCGGGGTCAACGACTGGTCCTCGGCCGCCTGGTCCGCCGAAACCGGCTTCGTCGCCGGCCCCCGCATGCCCGGCCTGCAGGTGCTGGACCGCATCGGCTCCGGCGACGGATTCGCCGCCGGCCTGATCCACGGGCTGCTCGACGGCGTCGGTCTGGAGCGCGCCCTGGCCTATGGCACCGCCCACGGCGCGCTCACCATGACCACGCCCGGAGACGTCTCCATGGCCTCGCTCGCCGAGGTCGAGGCGCTCATCGCGGGCGACTCGGCCCACGTCAGACGCTGA
- a CDS encoding bifunctional 4-hydroxy-2-oxoglutarate aldolase/2-dehydro-3-deoxy-phosphogluconate aldolase, whose translation MSGTDPASVLDGARVMPVLTVRRVSTAGPLADALAEGGARCAEVTFRTPDAEQVLKEMAAHGGLAVGAGTVLTPEQAERAVAAGARFVVSPGFDEDVVAKCRELGVPVVPGVATATELMRALKAGLDTVKLFPAEPLGGLRTLRALAAPFPGVRFVPTGGIAASRLAAYLAHPAVLAVGGSWMATTDQLRRGDYDEIRRLTADAVERSRT comes from the coding sequence ATGAGCGGAACCGACCCGGCCTCCGTGCTCGACGGCGCCCGCGTGATGCCGGTACTCACGGTGCGGCGCGTCTCGACCGCCGGCCCGCTGGCCGACGCGCTCGCGGAGGGTGGTGCCCGGTGCGCCGAGGTCACCTTCCGCACTCCCGACGCCGAGCAGGTGCTCAAGGAGATGGCCGCTCACGGTGGCCTGGCCGTCGGCGCCGGCACGGTCCTCACGCCCGAGCAGGCGGAGCGGGCCGTGGCGGCCGGGGCCCGCTTCGTGGTCTCGCCCGGCTTCGACGAGGACGTCGTCGCCAAGTGCCGCGAGCTGGGGGTGCCGGTGGTGCCCGGCGTCGCCACCGCGACCGAGTTGATGCGGGCCCTGAAGGCGGGTCTCGACACCGTGAAGCTCTTCCCCGCCGAGCCGCTCGGTGGCCTGCGGACGCTGCGAGCGCTCGCGGCACCCTTCCCCGGGGTGCGCTTCGTACCGACCGGCGGGATCGCCGCCTCCCGCCTGGCCGCCTACCTCGCCCACCCGGCGGTCCTCGCCGTCGGCGGCAGCTGGATGGCCACCACCGACCAACTTCGGCGGGGCGACTACGACGAGATCCGTCGGCTGACCGCCGACGCGGTGGAGAGGAGCAGGACGTGA